The DNA region TTTACAATTACTTTCGAGGCTGGAACAGTAAAAACGTCGGAGAAAACTGTGGAGAAAACTGTGGAGAAAACTGTGGAGAAAACTGTGGAGAAAACTGTGGAGAAAACTCCAGTTACTTTAATCTTAGAAGCCATAAAATTAAATCCTTCTATTTCTGCTATTGAGTTACAAAGGATAACTGGATTAACCAGGCGAGGTATGGAATGGAATATCCAAAAGCTAAAAAAAGAAAAGAAATTAGAACGTATAGGTGCAGATAAAGGAGGTCATTGGAGAATTATTTAAACAGATAAATGCGGCGGTAATGTTACAATAAACAAGGCGGGCGTAGCTCAGATTTATATATTTTTGAGGCACACTAACTTCTATACTATGAGAAAAATTTTCGCTTTGTTCCTGGCTTCCTTGTTTCTATTTGCTTGTAAAAAGACATCAACGCCAGCTGAAAACCCCGATAACAATTATAATGAACGCGAATGGGTACGGATACAAATACCCGGTGGAGCTGAAGCCTCGGCCATTGCGGGCAACATAAGCGATACTTTAGTTGTAGCCACAAGGTACAACATTTACCTGGTGACCGAAAACGGCGCCAAGGTAACACCCGCTTCAAAAAACCTGAACTATATTCCCGGCCTTCTTACGGTAAAAGATACCATCTTTGCCCTGGCAGGAGAATCTTACGATGCAAAATTTGAAAAACATTATGCAGCAACGGGCACTTATTACACGCTAGACAAGGGTAAGACCTGGGTATCTACGCACCGGCCAAACATGTTTATGGTTAATGGTGAAGCCAGCAGCATAGATTTGACCCAATTTAAACTTCAGTACCGCGCCGGGGCCGATTTAAATGGCGACAAAAGCAACAACTGGGTACTCCAGACTTACATTATTAAAACAACAGCTTCGGGAACAACTACCAGGTTTACGCCGCCAATTGAAAACAGGCAGCCGCTTAACCTTCACATCGATAAGGATAACCGATTGTATATTGCTACTGGTGGTAGTTTTACGGAAGCAGGCGTTTATTTGAAGGCAATTTCGCAAAGCCCGGCTTATATTTATGTTTCGAAAAACCCGGTTTAGTCATTTCAGTACCTGATTCTGCTCGCGCGCAAGGCACTACCATTAGAGCAATGGCAATGATTAAAAGTTTCACTAAGATGTTCATACAGGCTTATACTTTGCAAGAACGAGCATAAGCTCCTTTTTAGATTCATCTTCGATCAACGATAGATAGTACAACTCCGTTATATTCTTTCTCGGATGTTCTGATTTAATATCCAATTGAATTGCAAAAACTCGAACTGGCTAGTTAAAAAAGACGGTGTCCATAGTTTTTCGACACCGTCCTTACATTTAACCATTACGGGATTAATATCATACCGATTAAAATCATTAGGGAAATAAACAAGATGCTAAGTGCGGCATAGCTAAATTTCGACTTACTAGTAACAAGGTATTTGATTGCAAAAAACGCAGCTATAAGTTGTAATATTATAAGTGGAATGGTAACTAGTTCCACTATAAATGAAGCTATTGCCAAATTCGCGCCTTTAAGCACACCACTAAATAGTATGGAAAAATAAATCAACGACGCAATACTTGCATAAAAAAATAGCTTTATATTTTTTTTCATTATCCCTTGTAATACTTCAAGTGAAACATTATACTAGTTTACAATAGTTCCCAAATTTATAACTGTAATTTACGGGGCCGAAACGAACCCAACTTTAACAACTTTCCCTCCAACGATTTTGTAATATTTGCCAGTGGCATAGTTGTCAACAAAGTAATAAGCATCCGTCAATACATTAAGATATTGGGTATCGGAGTAGTACTTTCCATCATTTGCATTGTAGTAAAGGGAGGTGTCAGCCGGTTCCAATTCAGGGTCGTATTGGGATAAATTAGTTAGATAATAAGCAAATGGAGGTACCGGCGTCGGAATAGTCAAGACAATTGTATTGGTATCAATGCTGTCCTCCACAAATGTAAATGGCTTATTATCTTCAGCATCAGCATCTGGTACACACCCCGAGAAACAAAACCAGCTTGGAGTGCACTTTTTGCAAATTTTATCATGAACATAGCATATCGGATGCCAGTAGTAACATGCACCGCTATAATTTCCACAACAACCATGACTGCTACCTCTTGGCCACCAACCAACAAATGAATTAAGCTCCGGATGTGAGTTTCTATAAACATCAAATGCCGCCAAAAGATCTTTTAGCGTAAATGTAGAACTGTTCATTGTTTCTAAGACATCTTGAAATACATACAGTCCTCTATTGTCACTTGATGCAGAGATTAAATCTTGGGAAATTATAGCCTGTAATAATGGCTTATTTACAATTATATCTTCGTTAAGCGCAAATGAAGAGAGACCTAAATTATACCCTTCAAATACATCTTGTTCATATGAAGGATAATCCTGTTCTTCCGGATCGTCAGAATCATTGTTAACGCTACTTAAGTGTTTTCCTGACCGAGAATGTGTGGCTTTCAAATTTTGCGACAGCCCAAGTTTATTGCTTAGTATCCTTCTTACAAAAGACAAACTCATGTATAAACCTTGAATTTTAGGGTCTTTTACTTCCACTGGATTTAATGATCTTGTACTTTCCTGAATCATCATTTTTATTGATTTACAAATCATCTTTATTTCAGCTGTTGATAAATTATTGTATTCAGATTTATCTGCCTTGTCAGCAAGAGCTTCATAAACATCTTTACTAAAGGAAACCTTTTTTAAATCAATCTCAAATATTTCGTCTATTTCTTTTGTGTTGTCAGATCTTTTATAAACCTGGACACTAAAATTCAATACACTATCAGATACACTAGAATTGTAGTCAATTTTATGATGCTCGGTAGAGTATCCTTTTTTAGAGTACTCCGCTGCATTATCGCCTAGAGTTTTTCTACAGGCGTATATGCTAACTAGCAGAACAAACAAACAGGAAATCGTAAAAAAGAAACTCGTTCTTTTAAACATAGGGACATTGTCTTTTTTCATTTAATAAAAGTGTTTAAGTTTATATAATTAGTAATTTTTCTAAAGGTCACGAGGGGACCTTTAGAAAAATTCAATCAAAAAATAACTTACTGCAACAAAACTCCGTAAAAGAATGATGCCGTATTGGTTTGATTTAAAAAGCCACCTACCGTTGCACCTGCAGGAGCTCCGGCTGCTATGTAAGCAATTTTAAAATTAGATCCTGAAAAATAATCCGTTAATGCGGTTACATAAGTTCTGATGGTACTGGCGTTTCCTGTAGGCGTTGCAGCCAGGGTAAACCTCGCAATTCCAGTATTGGCATCCAATGCCATATTATAGATAAAATCTGCATTAAAGAAACTGGTTGGACTACTTGGGTTTCTATACCTAATCTGGAAAGTTACTGTTCCATTAGGATTAAACAATAACGTTATATATTCAATATAGCGTCCCGCGTTGCCCAAAGTCCCAAGAGAAGCATTTGCCGTATTGTATTTCGCTTTAAAATCTGCAGAAAGGTCTGATAAATTTGCCACATCAATCCGCATGGAAGTCCATCGGGTTCCCAGAACTGTGTGCAAAGCTGGTGTTGTTTCTAAAGGAAGCGGCGCAGGAGAAATCTCTATTCTGATCCTGGTAGTTCCATTCAATAAATAAAAATACTTATCTGTTGGCTCCCAATACACTTTCGTAAAAGTATAGCTACCGTATTTAAGTGGAGTTTTTAGTTCTAATCCATCCAAAACAAAAGCATAAGCGGAACTGGATTGCCCACCTATAGAAGTCGACTTCCCTGGGATACTCAACGATACAGGAACCTGTTTGTTATCAAGCATTACATATAGTATCTTTCCTGTTACCGCGACAGTAGCATCGTCAATAATCGTTTTAATTCCTCCACCCAGGATACTTTGTGCTGCTGCGTTCGACAATTTCACCATCTTCATGGCGTTCTTATTAAAAGTACCTTCAAACTTAACTGTATCCCCAACAACTTCTGTAAATGCGAATTCAAAATCGGAAGCAAGTCCGGTTGCGGTACTTGCACTGCCTCCGCTTATAGTTGCATCCGGATCGGCCGGTAAATGAATATAGCTATAGGTATCAAATATCAGCGTTGGCCGCTGCAGGGCTTTTAACCTGTAGGTACTTTCTTTCAATGTTGCAGCGGAAGCTGTATTAAAGTCCGACAACATGTTCACCTTACCCTCTGCTGTAAATTTAAGGTAGAAAGAAAAGCCTTTTCCACCTTTTGGATAAATTGTAGCCAACCAGCCATCAGCAGCAGAAAGCAGCAATGCCTGGTCTTTTGCCAGTTCGGCACTAAGTCTTGTATCCGGATCTTCAAATACCGGATCATTGTTCTTTTTACAACCTGACACAAACATGGTTGCAATCAAGATTGCATATGTTAAAAATCTTTTCATATAGCTGTTCATAATCAGTTCCATTAGTATTTAATTACGCCCAGGGTTCCAAAAAAGGACGATGCCGGATCTGAAACTTTGGTCCATTGTCCGTACTCAAGCAAGTTGGCATCATAACGCCAGCTCAACGCAAAACTACCCGTAGTGAGGTAATTTGTGAGGGCCACCACACCTGGTGCAATAACATCGGCATTGCCATCACGCCTTACATAAGTAAGCGTCATTTGCTGACTGGCATTGTAAGTTACCTTATACGCAAAATGGGCAATAAACGGTGAACCTGTAGCATTTGTATAATTTACACGCAGCACCAGCTCTCCTGCCCTTGGATAGAAGAACAATACAAAATTGCCCAATATCCTTCCTGCACCACCAACAGCTGCCAGGCCTGTTTTTGCCGTTTCCCAGGTAGTCATGAAACTTGCTGACATGCCAGGTACATTGTTCGGATCAACAGCAACTGAAGTGAACTTTTTGCGATTGCCAAAAAGGGTTGACAATTCAATTGGGGCGCCCTGCGAAAGGGCATAGTTTACCTTATTTTGAACTTTGGCAAAATCAACACCATAATTTTGCTTGAAATAAGTAATTACACTCAGTTCCTTTTTTCTGATATTACCTTGTGCTGTAGCGTTTGGCATTTCCCTTACAATGATAAAAGGAGGATTGGCCGGATCGGGAATGGAATCGAGCTTAGGCACTACAATGCTATTCACAATGGCATCATACGATGACTTTCCTTCGGTAAGCATAATGGAAGTCATCTCTGCAAAATCTTCGTCGGGTGATGCTTGCGAATACTGTGAAATAAAACCTCCGTTGTTAGCTTCAACCAGAGTGGTGTTATTCCAGTCGGCCGTATAACCTGCCGGAGTAATTTGCGGAAACTCCTTCTGAAAGCTGATGGTCTGGTTTAAAATATGGGTAAACTCATGGTGAATGGTTTTTAAGACCCTTTGCGAAACTGCCCTGTTGGTTTTGTCAAAATTATTGACATTAAAAAGGGTTACTTTAATACCGCCTTCGGCCTCGCCTAATGTAACCGTTCCACCGGCATTGTATTGAAGGCTACCTACCAGCACATAGTTTTTTGGCGCATATTTTTTAATAAAATTTTGCCCCACTTCGGCGGTATAGGGATCAATCCATGCCGACCTTACCATTTCCATTAAAGGCTGCACCCGGTCTATTTTTGGTGGGATTAATGTTTTGTCCCTGTCGTACTCGGCACCATCCCACCTGTATTTTACATTGATGTTATACGGATCGGTAAAATTGGTGAACAGCCATTTATCAAGTGTACTCTCTGTCCAGGTATCGCCACCCAGGCCAACAATCTCCCTGTCCAGATTTTCACTTTTTTTACAGCTTAGTATTACCCCAAAAAGTAACATAAGCAATAGGGTATATCTTATTTTCATCTTGATTTTCTTTAGGGTTTAACGTGGGTTTTGTGTAATCCCGGATAAGGTTACCTGCGGTGGAATCTGCCATAACTTCCTGCCATCATCTTCAGCCAGTTTGAACTCTTCACCAGCAGCATTTCTATGAACAACAGGCAGTTTGTGCCTTAAAATATCCATCCAGCGCATTCCCTCATGTACAAATTCCGCTTTCTTCAAATCAAGCAAAGCATTCAAATAAGCTTGCTTAGTCTCTGTTGTGCTGGTATAATAAGCCTTGATCTTGGTTTCTGTAAAATTATGTGTAGCAGGAATGTAATTGGTTACCCTTGTACTGATCAATGTATTCATATCTGCCAATGCTTCAGTATATTTACCCTGCATAATATAAGCTTCGGCACGGTTCAACAACACCTCTTCGGTAGTAAGTACCGGCACCATGGTATAACCTGTTCCGGTAGTTGCATTGATATTGGTACGCACAAAGTGTTCTACAAACTTTAGTAAATAGTAGTATGTAGACGAATTGGAATAAATCCTATAGGCGTTCAGGCTTGTACCAACAGGCGCCAGAATCAAATTCAACCGGTTCTGGTTTATGGAATAAACCGGTCTTTTATAATTCCTTCCCAGCCTGGAAACGGTTTCGCAGATTAACAGGTTACCGGGATTGGTAGCGTTGGTAAATGCTGTTTCCTGTTGCTCCACACTAAAATCAGCATAAGATTTCCAGGGTCTTACGTTCTCAGCAAAGTTATTCCCTGGAAAAGCAAGGCCGGCGTATTCAATTACCTTAGCCGGATCTCTTTTGAAGAGATAATAACGACAGGCAAAAGCGTAAGCTGCTTTACGGGTAAAGTGATAGGCCGGAACGGTATAATTGTCGTTGATGAGCGGAATACCTTCCAACAGGTCTTTTTCAATTTGCTGATAGGTATAGGCCACTGTTTTGCGGTCATAATTTTTAAATACCACATTCTCGGGCTCAGTAACATAAGGGATACCCATATCGGTTTCGGCCGTTGCAGGGTCATAGCATTTGGAAAACAAAGTAACCAGCATAAAATGTGCATAAGCACGGGCCACCAAAGCTTCGCCCTTTTGGCCGCTATAGGCTTGTTTATCGGCAGCTTTAGCAATGGCATCAAGTGCCTGGTTAGCCGCTGCTATAGCAGTATAACAGGCATTCCAATAATAAGTAGGACTATCCTGATCTGTAGCCTGGGTATCCCTCCAGAAATAACCATCCTGGTTTACAGGAAAGTCTATACCTGCGGTACTTACAAAGGAAGGGATATCTGACATGGACTCGGCCAGCAGAAAGTAATTTCCACGCGGATATGCAGTAACCAGCAGTTCGGATACCTTGGCCGGTGTGTTTAGCTTGGTGCGGTCATCGGGTGCCTGGTCAAGGTATTTATTGCATCCCGATCCAATACACGCCAGCAACGTCAGTAGATATATTGTATATTTTTTCATGATCTTTCTGTTTAAAATCCAACCTTTAACGACAATGTGATTTGCCTTGGAATAGGAAGGGCTACCCCCCCTGAACCAAAAAATTCAGGGTCCTGGCCTTTCAATTTCTTATCAGCATACATCAGCCACACATTGTTCCCTTGCAGTTTAAGCGACATAGAGTTTACCCCCAATACATTGCTATATTTTTTAGGCAGGTTATACGCTACTGATACTTGTTTTAACCTTACAAAGGAACCATCTGCCACACGATCGCTTGAGTAGTTATAGGCCGTATAAGGGTAAAGACCATTCAAATCTTTTCTAACCAGGTAATCGGCAATAGAAGGGGTATTGGTCAGGTTTTCATCTCCGGGTAAAGTCCAACGGTCCAAAAATTCATTTGGCAGGGCATCATTATCATTATAAGCTGTTGCAAAAACATTGTTAAGCCTGATCTTATTGCCTGCCTGGTAAGACACAAACAAGTTAACCGTAAAGTCTTTATACTTAAATGTATTGCTAAACCCTCCGGTATATAACGGATCAACAGGCCCTTCATATTTTAAATATTGGGTGTTGGTGCTTTGAACATATACTGCCCTGTTCGGCTTGCCTTCTTCATCAATAAATGTAGGCACCCCTACCTTATCTAATTTTTGGAAATCGATGGAATACAATCCTCTTACAGCACCTCCTTCTGCAGGTCCACCTTCAGCTATGATAAGATCATAAATCCTTGGTTTACTTTTTAAGTTGGTGATCTTATTTTTATTGTAACCAAAAGTTAAACTGGAAGTCCAGCTGAAGTCGGTTGTTCTAAATGGTGTGCCACCTAAAGTAACCTCTACCCCATGGGATTTCATGTCAGCATAATTGGCTGTTTTAACCGATTCGCCACCTATCCCCGAAGTTACCACATCGCCTATCAGGTCAAAACCATTGCGTCTGTAGTAATCAAAGGAGAAATTTAAACGGTTATTGAGTAAACCCAGGTCAACACCTGCATTTGCCTCATATTGTTTTTCCCAGGTTAACTCTGAGTTCTCCAGCGCATCCATAACAATCCGGGGTTCTACTTCCGCCAAACGCGGCCTTCGGGTGGTACTGTTCAATAAAACTACCGATGAATTGCTTGCATCTCCCAAACTGGCTGTCAGTCCATATCCACCACGAAGTTTTAAGTAGCTGATTGCGTCAAGCTTTTTAATGAACTCCTCCTCATCCATATTCCATGCCCCACTTAGCGTCCAGGTAGGCAGCCATCTGGCAGTCGACGATTCGCCCATACGGTTACCTCCATCATATCTTACAGTACCGGTAAAAATATATTTGGAATCATATGCGTAATTCGCATTCATGAAGAACGCAGCGTAACGATCGTAAAATCTGTTCCGGCCAAAGTAGTTGTAATTCCCCTCCAGCAACATTTTAATGATGCGGTAGTCTGTAAATGGAACACCCCCTTTATCATACTGGTAACCATAACCATTGTTATAACTGTTTTGGCGGTCGGCGAACTTGGTTTGTTGTCCTATAAATGCACTGACATCGTGTTTGCCGAATTTCTGTTTCCAATCAATCTGGTTTCTGATGTCATAACTCATCAAGTTGTCATCATTCCTGTTATAAAAACCTCCTTGTGGTAAAACAACCTCCCGGTCAATAATTTCAGGACGGTCCGGATCATTATACAGGAAGATATTGGCATTAGCGATGACTGAGTTTGGCGCATACCTATAGGCATTAGCCATGTTGGAATATTCGGTAATCTTATGCTCACGGGTACTCTTTACATAACGCAAGGCACCAACCGATTTAAATTCAAAATTCTTCATGAATTTATAATTTAATTCGCCCTGCATTTTAAGGTCCATCATATCGAGATCGATATAATTATTGTTCAATTCCTCAATAATGTTAAAGGGGGCATAGTTGCGGGTAAAATACTCCAGATTGCCGTTTTCATCATAAGGGGTCATGGTGCGGCTGGTATTCAAAGCATAACTAAAAGGGTTGATGTCGAAATCACGGGTGTATTTACCTTCTACCACATTACTGCTGCGGCCAAGTGTGCCCGGCGCCCTTTGGGTTCGCAGTGCCCCTGTACCCAGTATCCCTACAGTTAACTTGGGCGACAGGTTATAATTGCCCCTTAAGTTCATTGTATATCTTTTGGCTTTATCTCCTATGGTCCAACCCTGGTCATTATAATAGCCCAGAGAAAAATAATGCTGTGATTTTTCTGACCCTGAGGATACGCTCACCGAATGTTCCTGAACAAAGGAGTTTTTAAACAATACATCAAACCAGTCCGTATTAGCCAGGGCATACCTCTTTAAGAATGCAGAACGGCCTTCGGCAGTATTTACCACGCCAAACTGACCTGTGCTGGCATCAAAAGCATTGATTTGCTGGTACATTTTTGCAAATACGCCCCCGTTCATGCCGTTGGCAATATTAGGCGTCAATCCGCCTTTACGGTAAACCTCGGCATAGAGCGACATCTGGTCGGCAGAATTCATGATGTTGAAGGTGCTATAGCTTGGTTTCAGGAAAGATGAGAAGTTACCACTGTAACTTACCGCAGTATTACCGGCCTTACCTTTCTTGGTTGTAATTACTACCACACCGTTCATCGCCCGCGCTCCGTACAGTGCAGTTGCAGAGGCATCTTTGAGTATATTAAAACTCTCAATATCGTCGGCATTAATACCCGCCACAGATGAGCCGAGCAAGGTCGTGGCATCACCACTGGACAGCTGGTCGTTGGAGATGTTGACTACATCCTCCAACACCACTCCATCTACTACCCACAGTGGCTTATTTTCGCCCGATATTGAAGTTGCCCCGCGCACCCTGATTTTTGGCGCTGTACCAAATGTACCTGAAACATTTTGTACCGAAACCCCGGCTACTTTACCTTCGAGCATACGGCTAATGTCTATTACCCCATCCTGCTTTACGTCTGTACCGCTGATGGTTGTGGCTGCCCCTGTAAACAATTTCTTATTGATGTTCTGAAACCCGGTAGCTACTACGCTAACGGCATTGAGCGTGTTGCTTTCGCTCTCGAGCACGATGCTGATGTTCTTACGCCCATCAACCTGTACCTCTTTTGTTTTGTAGCCAATAAACCGCGCAATCAATGTGGCATTTGCGGCCGCATTGATGCTAAACTCGCCCTCGGCATTTGCTGTTACACCAGTACTGGTACCCTTAACCAGCACGGAGGCCCCTATAAGCGGCTCTCCTTCGGCATTCTTTACTGTACCTTTGACCTGGTTTTGCTGCACATTGCCCAACGCCCCTTCTGACAGGGAACTGATGATAATTGTTTTGTTAATGATCTTAAAGGTCATCTTTCTGTTTCCCAGCAATCTGGACAAAGCATCCTGCAGGCTTGCATCTTCCAGCTTCAGATCTACCCGATCGGCACCCCTGATTAGCGCATCCTTATAGAGGAAGCTAAAACTGGTTTGTTTGTTGATCTCTTTGAGAACGTCTTCAAGTTTGGCATTGCGTAGGGATAGGGTCACTTTTTGCGCCCTTCCGTTACCATATACACAGGTCATAAAAACAAACAATAACAATGTTGTTATTTTCATAATCCGGAGAATTATTGGCAAGAGGGTTCCCGGGGAATAGGCGCTCCCTTTGCCAAATGATAAGTTATTCATACATTTGATTTTGAGTTAATGTAAAAGGTCTAGAAATTTTTTCTTTAGCTTAATGAACTAAAACAGGGGTGTAGCAGCACCTCTGTTTTTATTTTATTGATTAGCTATTTTGGTTAGTTTGTAAGGTTTACTTCATGGTTTTCGCTTTTTTGTTAATGATTAATAATTTATTCTCATTCAGTTTAAAATCAAGATCGCTTACAAGTTCCAGCATCTTTAATACCTCTGATAAGCGAACATCCCTGCGGATTTGGCCGGTGTAGGTTTCTGTGAGTGACAGATCTTCGGAAAGTGTGATGTCCAGATCGTACCAAACCTGCAGCTGATGGGCTATACTGACAATGTTATCGCCCTTAAAATAAAATTCATTGTTTTTCCAGGCCAGGTCTTTCTGCAGGTTAGCAACCCCTACACGCAGGTTCTGGCTATTCCATTCGGCGCTTTGCCCCGGAGCGATAACCACAGCACCGGAGTTTCCTGAAACCTCTACAGCACCCTCGGCCAGCGATGTTTTAACGTTATTGCTGTTATAGGCCGAGACATTAAAATGGGTGCCCAAAACCCGTACTTTTACACTTCCGGTTTCTACAAAAAATGGGCGCCCCCTGTCTTTGGCAACCTCGAAATAGGCTTCTCCGCTTAGATAAACCCTGCGCTCTTTGCTGCTGAACTGGGATGGAAACTGCAGCCTGCTGTTGGAATTTACCCAAACCAGGGTGCCATCGCCCAAGGTAAGCTTGAAAAAGTTGGCCGCCGGGACCACCAAGGTGTTCAACAATAAGGTGTTACTAGTCTGAGGCCCGTTTTGAGCATCGGCGATAACCAATTCTCCGTGTTCCGGAACATTGAGGGTATCACTAACCTTAATTTCCTTACCACTGGCAAGTATAATCTTTGCGCCCAGGTTGGCCGGCAGAATATCGTTGTTGTATTTTTCGTCTTTGCTCTCTACAAATCTTTGAGCTGCACTATGGTCTTTGTTGTTCAATATAAAGTACAAGCTGAACGACAACAGGATGGCAACTGAAGCAGCGACAGCCCAGCCCCAAACTTTTTTTCCTTTAAATTTTCCTTTTTGTTTGATACGCTCCCAGGCCTGGTCCTCATCGATCTGCTCGAGCCAGGCCATTTCCAGGGGGTCCTCTTTAGCCATCAGCTCGGCAAACAACTGCCCGTTCCGGGGGTTTGATTCCCGCCAGGACTCCAGCATTTGTTCTTCTGCTACAGAAAGTGTTTCCTTTCTATATTTTCTGGCCAGAATATTTGCGATATCAAAAGTGTTCCTATCCATAATCTGTTAATAAGAAACCGAAACCATGGATTGGGGTGACAAGAAATTTTATTTTTTTTAACGGAGGAAAAATACCGCCAGGAGAAGTGTCAGATAATCGGGCCGCAGCTTATCTCTAAGCACGCTTAAACCTCTCTTTTTCTGCGTTTTGATGGTATTTATACTTAAATCCAGCTGCCCCGCGATCTCATCGTTGGAAAGACCTTCGAGATAGCTCATGGACATGATTTTACGGCAGCCCTCGGGTAAATTCTGCAATGCCTCGTTTATGGCCTGCATAAATTCGGTCCTGATGATCTGGT from Pedobacter africanus includes:
- a CDS encoding FecR family protein — its product is MDRNTFDIANILARKYRKETLSVAEEQMLESWRESNPRNGQLFAELMAKEDPLEMAWLEQIDEDQAWERIKQKGKFKGKKVWGWAVAASVAILLSFSLYFILNNKDHSAAQRFVESKDEKYNNDILPANLGAKIILASGKEIKVSDTLNVPEHGELVIADAQNGPQTSNTLLLNTLVVPAANFFKLTLGDGTLVWVNSNSRLQFPSQFSSKERRVYLSGEAYFEVAKDRGRPFFVETGSVKVRVLGTHFNVSAYNSNNVKTSLAEGAVEVSGNSGAVVIAPGQSAEWNSQNLRVGVANLQKDLAWKNNEFYFKGDNIVSIAHQLQVWYDLDITLSEDLSLTETYTGQIRRDVRLSEVLKMLELVSDLDFKLNENKLLIINKKAKTMK
- a CDS encoding DUF4302 domain-containing protein, whose protein sequence is MKRFLTYAILIATMFVSGCKKNNDPVFEDPDTRLSAELAKDQALLLSAADGWLATIYPKGGKGFSFYLKFTAEGKVNMLSDFNTASAATLKESTYRLKALQRPTLIFDTYSYIHLPADPDATISGGSASTATGLASDFEFAFTEVVGDTVKFEGTFNKNAMKMVKLSNAAAQSILGGGIKTIIDDATVAVTGKILYVMLDNKQVPVSLSIPGKSTSIGGQSSSAYAFVLDGLELKTPLKYGSYTFTKVYWEPTDKYFYLLNGTTRIRIEISPAPLPLETTPALHTVLGTRWTSMRIDVANLSDLSADFKAKYNTANASLGTLGNAGRYIEYITLLFNPNGTVTFQIRYRNPSSPTSFFNADFIYNMALDANTGIARFTLAATPTGNASTIRTYVTALTDYFSGSNFKIAYIAAGAPAGATVGGFLNQTNTASFFYGVLLQ
- a CDS encoding SusC/RagA family TonB-linked outer membrane protein, producing MKITTLLLFVFMTCVYGNGRAQKVTLSLRNAKLEDVLKEINKQTSFSFLYKDALIRGADRVDLKLEDASLQDALSRLLGNRKMTFKIINKTIIISSLSEGALGNVQQNQVKGTVKNAEGEPLIGASVLVKGTSTGVTANAEGEFSINAAANATLIARFIGYKTKEVQVDGRKNISIVLESESNTLNAVSVVATGFQNINKKLFTGAATTISGTDVKQDGVIDISRMLEGKVAGVSVQNVSGTFGTAPKIRVRGATSISGENKPLWVVDGVVLEDVVNISNDQLSSGDATTLLGSSVAGINADDIESFNILKDASATALYGARAMNGVVVITTKKGKAGNTAVSYSGNFSSFLKPSYSTFNIMNSADQMSLYAEVYRKGGLTPNIANGMNGGVFAKMYQQINAFDASTGQFGVVNTAEGRSAFLKRYALANTDWFDVLFKNSFVQEHSVSVSSGSEKSQHYFSLGYYNDQGWTIGDKAKRYTMNLRGNYNLSPKLTVGILGTGALRTQRAPGTLGRSSNVVEGKYTRDFDINPFSYALNTSRTMTPYDENGNLEYFTRNYAPFNIIEELNNNYIDLDMMDLKMQGELNYKFMKNFEFKSVGALRYVKSTREHKITEYSNMANAYRYAPNSVIANANIFLYNDPDRPEIIDREVVLPQGGFYNRNDDNLMSYDIRNQIDWKQKFGKHDVSAFIGQQTKFADRQNSYNNGYGYQYDKGGVPFTDYRIIKMLLEGNYNYFGRNRFYDRYAAFFMNANYAYDSKYIFTGTVRYDGGNRMGESSTARWLPTWTLSGAWNMDEEEFIKKLDAISYLKLRGGYGLTASLGDASNSSVVLLNSTTRRPRLAEVEPRIVMDALENSELTWEKQYEANAGVDLGLLNNRLNFSFDYYRRNGFDLIGDVVTSGIGGESVKTANYADMKSHGVEVTLGGTPFRTTDFSWTSSLTFGYNKNKITNLKSKPRIYDLIIAEGGPAEGGAVRGLYSIDFQKLDKVGVPTFIDEEGKPNRAVYVQSTNTQYLKYEGPVDPLYTGGFSNTFKYKDFTVNLFVSYQAGNKIRLNNVFATAYNDNDALPNEFLDRWTLPGDENLTNTPSIADYLVRKDLNGLYPYTAYNYSSDRVADGSFVRLKQVSVAYNLPKKYSNVLGVNSMSLKLQGNNVWLMYADKKLKGQDPEFFGSGGVALPIPRQITLSLKVGF
- a CDS encoding RagB/SusD family nutrient uptake outer membrane protein, producing the protein MKKYTIYLLTLLACIGSGCNKYLDQAPDDRTKLNTPAKVSELLVTAYPRGNYFLLAESMSDIPSFVSTAGIDFPVNQDGYFWRDTQATDQDSPTYYWNACYTAIAAANQALDAIAKAADKQAYSGQKGEALVARAYAHFMLVTLFSKCYDPATAETDMGIPYVTEPENVVFKNYDRKTVAYTYQQIEKDLLEGIPLINDNYTVPAYHFTRKAAYAFACRYYLFKRDPAKVIEYAGLAFPGNNFAENVRPWKSYADFSVEQQETAFTNATNPGNLLICETVSRLGRNYKRPVYSINQNRLNLILAPVGTSLNAYRIYSNSSTYYYLLKFVEHFVRTNINATTGTGYTMVPVLTTEEVLLNRAEAYIMQGKYTEALADMNTLISTRVTNYIPATHNFTETKIKAYYTSTTETKQAYLNALLDLKKAEFVHEGMRWMDILRHKLPVVHRNAAGEEFKLAEDDGRKLWQIPPQVTLSGITQNPR
- a CDS encoding zinc-binding metallopeptidase, whose translation is MKIRYTLLLMLLFGVILSCKKSENLDREIVGLGGDTWTESTLDKWLFTNFTDPYNINVKYRWDGAEYDRDKTLIPPKIDRVQPLMEMVRSAWIDPYTAEVGQNFIKKYAPKNYVLVGSLQYNAGGTVTLGEAEGGIKVTLFNVNNFDKTNRAVSQRVLKTIHHEFTHILNQTISFQKEFPQITPAGYTADWNNTTLVEANNGGFISQYSQASPDEDFAEMTSIMLTEGKSSYDAIVNSIVVPKLDSIPDPANPPFIIVREMPNATAQGNIRKKELSVITYFKQNYGVDFAKVQNKVNYALSQGAPIELSTLFGNRKKFTSVAVDPNNVPGMSASFMTTWETAKTGLAAVGGAGRILGNFVLFFYPRAGELVLRVNYTNATGSPFIAHFAYKVTYNASQQMTLTYVRRDGNADVIAPGVVALTNYLTTGSFALSWRYDANLLEYGQWTKVSDPASSFFGTLGVIKY